One Streptomyces sp. NBC_01217 genomic region harbors:
- a CDS encoding methionine ABC transporter permease yields MTWSEMQPLLTQGTIDTLYMVLWSAAVTVLVGLPLGVLLVLTDKGGLLRNTPVNKVIGVIVNIGRSLPFIILLIALIPFTTLVVGTFIGPTAMIVPLAVGAIPFFARLVETAVREVDHGLVEAVQSMGGSIPTIVRKVLLPQALPSLVSGVTTTVIVLIGYSAMAGAVGGEGLGSKAVTYGFQRFDNQFMLITVALLIVIVTVIQLIGDGAVRLLARRGRTTT; encoded by the coding sequence GTGACCTGGTCCGAAATGCAGCCGCTGCTCACCCAGGGCACCATCGACACCCTTTACATGGTGCTCTGGTCCGCGGCCGTCACCGTTCTCGTGGGACTGCCGCTCGGTGTCCTGCTGGTCCTCACCGACAAGGGCGGACTGCTCCGCAACACCCCGGTGAACAAGGTCATCGGCGTGATCGTGAACATCGGCCGTTCGCTGCCGTTCATCATCCTGCTGATCGCCCTGATCCCCTTCACCACCTTGGTCGTCGGCACCTTCATCGGCCCGACCGCGATGATCGTGCCGCTCGCCGTCGGCGCCATCCCCTTCTTCGCACGGCTCGTCGAGACGGCCGTCCGCGAGGTCGACCACGGGCTCGTCGAGGCCGTCCAGTCGATGGGCGGATCCATCCCGACGATCGTCCGCAAGGTACTGCTGCCGCAGGCGCTGCCCTCGCTCGTCTCCGGCGTCACCACCACCGTCATCGTGCTCATCGGCTACTCCGCGATGGCCGGCGCGGTCGGCGGCGAAGGGCTCGGCTCCAAGGCCGTGACCTACGGATTCCAGCGCTTCGACAACCAGTTCATGCTCATCACCGTCGCGCTGCTGATCGTCATCGTGACCGTGATCCAGCTGATCGGCGACGGAGCCGTACGCCTGCTGGCCCGCCGCGGCCGCACCACCACCTGA